In the genome of Crassostrea angulata isolate pt1a10 unplaced genomic scaffold, ASM2561291v2 HiC_scaffold_376, whole genome shotgun sequence, the window ACATGCACACTGCACAACGACAGACatagaccaattgcaataggtcacctgagtgactcaggtgacttatcaaaaatctacattaaattttgaacaCCAAAATGTCTGTTCAATCACTGATACTATGTCAGGTATCAGACCATCCAATTTAAAATCAGCCttttgtttaaatgtaaattGAAAGAACCGAGTCCATCTTACCATATTACTTAACTGTTTCAGCGGATGAAAGTGATTTCCAGCTTTATGCCGAAATCCCCAATTTCTCTGCCGATGAGATTGAAGCATTTAAGAACATGGGGTTTGCTGTCACGAATGTGGAGATACCAGCACTGCAGCCAACAATGGAGAGCACCAATGGCGAATGTCCTCCTGATCTCGCTTTGGCTGCCATTGAATGCTCCTTGACAGTTGGCCGGAAGCAGCTATATGAGACATGCTTTGAGCATGGGGTCAACATTGATGGAGATTCAGTTTACCACACctggaaaaaattgaaatcaaaggTTTAAACACCTTAAACATTCTAACAAACAAACTGAGTTACTTTATTATCCATGTAACATGTATTAGAGAactaaatgaattcaatatgaTATCACAGCAGAGGAAAAGGCATATAGCACGttgaacatttttcttaatcttaaataattcaattctggttgtaacgccctttctgattggctaaaatttaaattattttatatcgtataaagaatgttgcctacgtcatagtaagactaacgtcaaaaatgtatcaatgagcctgacgttacgttacaattttgtacaaatttacgtcattttaaaggtcaaatgacggttttggtttttttcatctacaatgaagagtaaaaaaattaaattataagcaatgaattcaatatttattagatttatacgatataaaatggtttgaaacagtttacacttttttatatACCGTTTTGCGGTTTATAATttgtaaactgccccaaaccattttatattgtataaaacaaataacatattaaattcattccttaaataattataaacttcTAAATAACTGAGGGGAATGGGCTCTGTTTTTAACTATGATACAACTAATAGACAATACACAACACCCATCCACTTATCACcaaaaaattgtacaattaattttattcatacatGCATCAATCAATATGTTTCTTACTAGCAGATGAAAAGTGCCCAGCCAACAGTTGATTTTCTTGGAAATATTCCACATGTTCCAAAGCTGGCAGCTAAAGAAAAAAGCAAACCTTCAACTGGCTCCAAAGATGGGTATTTCGTCATCACATGTGATGAAGCTTACCAGTCAAAACTTAAGAAAGAAGaggaaaagaaagagagagagagaaaaaagaaattaaatgcagGAAAAAGAAAAGCCAAAAATcagttaaaataataaaaagattagcaatttgtacatttgtattcatatttttttttaccaaacaaAATTTGTTATAGCTATAAAATGCAGCAGTATAGGTCTAAGATTTTGATTTATCAGGCATAGATTGGGCAGGGCattttttcttgcagcaaacaAAACTGCTTTTTTGATAACATAGGAAAAAGCATAGGGAAATCTATGTCTAAGGTGAGTAagtgacaccccccccccccccccccaggattTAGATTTCAAGATTAttgaacattttgttttgtattgtgtgtttatttttgtttgtctCAGGATCATTTCATATCAGATAAGTATGTCCCCTTTCCAAATAAATGCTACATGCCTGTAAAATCTAATACACTGTCACAGGGATGTTTACACACTTACCTTTACACAGCTGTAACAGTCTGGAATGATCTAGATGCATCAAAACCTGTTATACCTATACGAATTATCCTCTCCCTATGTTCATGTTCCAATTGACACTGATTTTTTATGACTACTGACGGTTTGCTACCTTGTCGATGGCGGATGTCAATGTGCTTGCAACGTCACACGACCAATAACACGCACCGTGGGAAAtgataatctctctctctctctctctctctctctctccagtcAATCTTTCATAAATGATTGACTGATCTATTTGATTgcgaaaaatcaaataatatgatatcatatataattattatttttacattttagatgtcagagagagagagagagagagagaggggagagaaagagagagagaggagagagacaGCGACAATGCGagttaataaaatgtttatagaCCTCAAACTTTTCACACTCTGCTTTTCACCTAAAAACCGTTAATAATGATTAAGGTGAGACGTTGATTAGCGCATGAAAGGATTAACTTGCTGAAAAGGGAATAAAAGCTGTTCCTTCTTCGTATTTCCGATCCTAGGTTAAAGTTGTCCGATCCTTGGTTAAttgtgtccgatccatggtgaaaaaAACTGCTTACGGTATAAATCaatgttatttattatttttatcaaattttaacatattttgtaccaaaaatatcattttgtaaaccCCGGTGACGTAACATGTACATTTCATCTATATTTTGACATTAGCGGTGTCGGGAATGTATTCAAAAGCCAAagggtgtccgatgcatggtgaaatcaccctaTATATACGTGAAGATGTATATTAactttaataaaaaacaaacatataacatgtaggagttttttttaaaattacacttgCAGTGGAAAAACTGCGTGGGTAATTGTACATCGATGAACATTACTTTATACAAAGGAATTGTCGTTCAGTTCTGTAATTTGCTTAATATTACTGTAAATGCCTTAAATGTTATAGTATGTCTTTATCTTGTGGTTTATTGTTTGCTGTTTTCGTTGATTTTCtggatttttaatttcaatcaaCATTTTCTCAAAAAAGGATTGAACAAAATGGAAACCCTATGTTGCCCCCGCCCCCTCCCCCTTCGAAGCACATGGTCGAAATAATTATGTTGCAAAAATAGTGATATGTCGACATGCTTATGActatattaaattaaaagtaaGAATACTTGAACTGTACAAAAATCCGTATACATAAAACAGAATGTCATCTCTGCAATTCAACCAAgaatcttctttttttcatatcCATTATGTTTCTCAATTGACAGTGTTTTTCTAGATCTATAatcaaatattgtcattctttgtCACCTTGATAGTCCATTCAGTTAAACTtgtaattacattttatattttacacgTTATCATTCttagtattttctttttttttcattttttttgttttatacatgcGCATTGTCCATTCATTATCTGTCTTATATTCGGCTGTACATTTGTTATACATTTGAGTAACTAATACTTTAAATGTTGGAGAAATGAAACTTGTTTCACTTAGGTTTCAAGACATTCGCATAAAATGTATGTTTTGATAGCAAATACTGTATAAATTTCGACGTGTGGCGCGATGTCAAATATGAACAGTTAAAAATCaacataaagaaataaaaatcgcGAGGATAAGtacttttcaaagaaataaaaatgaaataaaaatccgtttggatttgttaatttattatattatttaaaaatgtgaatgtaaccttttttaacgattttataACGCGTGTTAGGACAATTTGAAGTGTGAAAATGACGATATCAGCGATTGAGGTGGCGCACCGATAACtaatattacatatataaataaatccTTAGCCGATTTGatagtaaataaaattttcaaaattgccTAGACATGCATTCTGGAAATTAAAAGTCTTGCAACTTCGAATATATTCAGAAGAGTATGATGACATCAACACCTTTGCCAATgtaattgtcatttaaatttagatcTCGTGTTTTTTCTTTACCCTTACAGTTTTGCAGTacaaatcgtgcctcgtgtttatagtcaaCATCCTAAtgtctaggtacttgtagtcaaatataaaatgtagacGTTTATTGTATTTgaactttattttcattagttGGTAGATAAAATAagttctaaaaataaatgtgacgaTCAAAAATATAGtggtttttttctgctgttgcaacaattaacatccTTAGTATCTACCCCATAATGATTAATTTTCAATCTGAGCCTGACCTAGCAATAGCGCCAATAGTGAatcagactatactattttttGGCGGAATGTTctttgaaaatggctcgatgaACTAAGTGTTTATACAAAACAAACacctattcttttttttttaaaccatggtattgcacaccaaaagcctcaaacatggctatgatttgtTCAAGCAACCCGATGTTTATACTTTAAACCACGTGAagagtggttgaacacgaacaaTAACTCTGTTCTGCATACCATCGATTAGTTTAaaaataaccgctagatgatGAAATACAACATATACCTTGATAGATTTTCAcgtttgaaaataaatcaaagtagaatatgatataaaaaacgCCCAGTTCttacataatttgaaaatattatccgaacacaaATACTTCCTCTTGAAATTTCACAGGAATATCTGGGAAGTCTCATGAACTTttattcgagcacctctggatttattacatacttagcaacgataaagaaaacattccgaacacattcacAGTTAGAAATGAACGACACATTACGGGAAGACAGACGTTAGGCAACAAGTAATACATGGCATTTTTGGAGTCGGTAGATCGTTTGTTATTAGGAATAATACACGtggaaagaattttttttttttcaagaaaattttgaaaaaagaacgTGGATGCTATCGTGAGCGATGTAAAAGGTTTAATAAGGCATACAGGCTGGTTATTTTCGACGTTGTACATTGCGCTGCCTAGCAAAATCCAAAGATATCTTTTTTTCATAGAATATACTAAGCACGCATATAAATTGTTGGGTACTATTTAAAAGAAGGGTGAATGATCAGAATACAGTTGTTGGACGAAATTGCAAAAAACAGAATTTTAGTATCGCTCCCAGTTGACTAATTTTGCGACAACCCTCGAATGGTCGCTTTATTTACTATAAATTAAACGTATAAAGACATATTAAGAGGGCCCGATGGTCGTGGCTATTTTGATACTATATTGATCTAGTTTAAAAGgagagctctgtataaaaatataggaaaatgcccaaatctaaaaatataaagactttttatttacttaataatAAGTTATAGCTTAGGCTATCATATTCGAAATTTAAGAAAGATCGTTATGATTGTTTAGACTTTGAGCGTGTCCATTctaatatttttcttgttttgtgttttttaaagaaaataataaacaaaaatttgtgTATTGTCTTTGCcataactgtttttttttttgtgtatatttattttatttttttattttcatttttgaaattataatatCGATGAGCATATCTGGGCTGCGTTTTGCATAAGAACTTACGACTGGTGACTGAATTTATAAAAGCTTATTACCAATTGTTTTaacttgataataataaaacatacttacATTGAATGGCATGTCTTAATACAGattgttttgtatacatgttATACGTTAGGAATCGTTCTATAAAAAATGGCGTGTgttgataacgaacagtgttcaaattcaGAAGTCTTAAGGAAAATTACAGAACAGCGGCAGAGCGAACATGGAGGTCTTAAAGATATAGAGGTAGAATCAGGTCCCATgaaggagtgagcatcctctgctgaccggtcacacccgtcgtgtgctctttgtcgtaatcgggaaaaacggTAAAGTCCGTTCATAATTAGGTGATTAATGATGGTCTAACAATCAGTATGAAActgaagaaaatataataaattacttttttttggataagatatgtttttactttttttttatctttgagtATATATCCGTAATGatgttgtttcaaaaaaaaattaaaaagcatcTACATATAAACTCCTGCTGATTCTACCTTTTTAAGGCTAGAAAGTATCACAAAGGTGTGAAGTGTATGTACAATAAATCCTTCTTTTCTGTCGTGTTGAATAAATGTCACGTCTCTCCCGTAGCTTATATATGTACTTGCATCGATATGTACTAAACAAGGCCGGGTATATTCAAAAGTTGGGCTTATGATTACCCAATCGAAATTATTTCTACAAGCATTATTAGAGCAATATATAGAACTATAAATGTTCCCTACGGGCACcctcgatttaaaaaaaacaagttgtcattttatatgttaattaggtaaaaaaaaaatcgattaatTACACATCCTATACGAGTTTATTTAGGTTTATTTGGGTTCATTGCGGTTAATCGACGTACCGGCGTAGAATTGACTCAATAATGTATACCACTACTAAATCGGGACTAGCTCAGGGTGTGATAATTgctgttttatgatattgtacaAAAGTATCtgaatgatacatgtaagacCAGTCTTTTCTTTTCTCGCCTTTATTTATTGGAACACTGATCATACCCGATCAAAATATTAagatgtaagtacatgtacatgtacctaattAGAGCAGCAAAGGTTATACTTTATCGGCAGGGCCTCATTTTAAAGCTAAACATAGTTTACATTAATTTGATAAtccacaagaaaaaaaatatggaaaaggAACTGGGAACATGAATTGGCAAGCAGTATGATGTATACTATAACACTCCCTTCCCGCCTTGCGCCCAGTAGGGAAAAATAATGTGCATATGATGTAGTGAAAAAAGGCACTAACAAACCGTCAATCATCTCgaaaatccaaaaacaaaatacaaattcaaagcagagcaacacggacctcaaAAATAGAGATATGATCAGGTGCCATAGaagagtgagcatcctctgctgaccggtcacatccGCTGTGTGCTCTTAgtcgtaatcggggaaaaaaCCCGAAAAAGTCCGTAGTgaacatgaaataaatatag includes:
- the LOC128170175 gene encoding uncharacterized protein LOC128170175 (The sequence of the model RefSeq protein was modified relative to this genomic sequence to represent the inferred CDS: added 443 bases not found in genome assembly), whose product is MEMPAHCSHWLQPLDRSVFGPLKKKWQEISSSFTTETACPVTHANFFRLFTKSWSSLKPDYLVNGFRVTGIYPFNPSAIPNEAYLPSQLYADPAGDSAKGNPEAMTSSYISFPADCDMAGECTPALPHSTPSVAASTAYSETERVFHPDESDFQLYAEIPNFSADEIEAFKNMGFAVTNVEIPALQPTMESTNGECPPDLALAAIECSLTVGRKQLYETCFEHGVNIDGDSVYHTWKKLKSKMKSAQPTVDFLGNIPHVPKLAAKEKSKPSTGSKDGYFVITCDEAYQSKLKKEEEKKERERKKKLNAGKRKAKNQLK